The genomic window TTTGGATGCAATTCCCACACTACCCAATGGTAAAGCCGACCGTTCTCAGCTACCTGCACCAACCACTAAACGACTCCGGCAAAACTCTGGTCAATATGTACCACCAGCCACACAACTTGAGCAAGAACTAGCTAATGCTTGGGGTAATGTTTTTGGGAATAACGATATTTCAGTAGAAGAAGACTTCTTTGAGGATCTAGGTGGTCATTCCCTCTTTGCTGCGCGCATCATCTCTAATTTAAGACAAAAACCAGAATTACAGTATCTTTCCATTGCTGATCTGTATGCTCATACAACTATCCGCACTTTAGCAAACCACATTGAGAGCATCCAAGAAAAACATAAGCAGTCTGCTTCACAAGTATCTACCAAGTCGCATCCTCGTACAGTCCGACATCATAGCAACCTGCGAGTGTGGTTTTGTGGGAGTTTACAAATAGTAATGCTCTATCTCCTATTTACTGTTTTTGGACTCCCATTCATATTGCTGTTAGGAGACTTTCATCAATGGACATCACCACTTCAGGTATGTACTGAAGTTATCCTGTTTTCAATTACTTGGTTAGTTACTAGCTTGATGCTGCCAATCATTGCTAAATGGCTACTCATTGGTAAGTTCCGTCCTGGTCGCTATCCGTTATGGGGTTGGTATTATTGTCGTTGGTGGTTAGTCAGAAAGATTATCGATATAGCTCCACTCGATTATCTAGCAGGTTCGCCTCTGATGCCCTTATATATGCGATTGTTGGGTGGAGACATCGGTGAAGGATGCCATATCGGGACTAGAGACCTACACACACCGGATTTGATCACAATTGGGGACGGAGTTAGCATTGGCTACGGGGTTCAAGTACAGCCTTTTATTGTTGAGGATGGATGGTTATATCAAGCACCCATCCAGATTGGTAATAATAGCTTTATTGGGACTAACTCAGTAGTCATGCTTGGTAGTAATGTTGGTCGGGGAGTGCAGTTAGCTGAACAGTCTTTGGTGGCGCAAAACCAAGTGATTCCAGATTATCAGGCTTGGTCTGGATCTCCCTCTGGACAAACTACTGAGGTTGATCAGATGTTGACCGAAATGACCTATCGGAAAACACCCTCTGACCATTGGTCGCCGATGCTCTGGCTAGGTTTTATCGGGGGATTTCTTCTCCTTTGGACTCTACCTTCGATGATCTTCACCCCAGGACTCGTATTTGAGTATTTTGTATCCCAAGGGCAATTCCTCAATGGCCTTGTGTATACACCCATTGCAGGTCTATTGTACACACTTACGGCTTGTACTTTGGTCGCCCTTGGTAAGTGGTTGGTGATGCCAAATACTCGCCCTGGCATTTTTCCAGAGCAGTCTGGTTTTGGTGTCCGCAAGTGGCTAGCAGACAAGCTCATGTTTGTGAGTTTGGCATTTACTAACACACTCTACGCTACGCTTTATACTATGCCTTGGCTGCGTCTGTTGGGAGCAAAAGTTGGGTCTAGATCAGAAGTTTCGACAGTATCACAGATTGATCCAGACTTGCTGACACTGGGTAGTGAAAGTTTTGTGGCTGACTTTGCTACAATTGGCGCAGCTAAATATTACAACGGTTTTGTGGCCTTGGGAATTACGGAAATTGGTAATCGTTCTTTTGTTGGTAATGCGGCTCTAGTACCCAGCAATACATTCCTGGGCGATAATAGCTTAATTGGTGTGCAGTCTGTACCACCGAAGAAGCCTGTACAATCTGGTACATCATGGCTTGGCTCACCAGCGATTTTCCTCCCACGTCGTCAGCAAGATGAATGTTTTGACGAACGTGTGACTTTCCGTCCATCTTTTCAGCTAGTCGTTGGTCGTTTAGCGATAGAATTAGTGCGAATTGTCTTGCCATCAGCACTGATATATGTGCTGTTTATTTTGAATCTTGTAGGGTTAGCTTGGCTGACAACAGCATTTTCAACACCAATGCTCATAGTTTTGTCACCAGCACTTTTTATAGGCTCTTCGTTGTTGGTAACTCTATTCGTAGTGATGTTGAAATGGATGATAGTCGGACGCTATCGACCCCGTGTAGAACCACTGTGGTCTATTTTTGTGCGGCGTACAGAGTTTATCACTGGTTTATATGAAACTGTTGCTGTACCATTTTTACTCAGATGGTTTACTGGTACACCATTGCTAGCACCACTTTTAGGTCTATTTGGTGCAAAGATAGGCCGCCGAGTTTACATGGAGACGACATATTTAACTGAGTTTGATTTAGTGCGTGTTGCAGATGATGCGGCGATCGCTAATTTAGTCTCTCTTCAGACTCACCTGTTTGAAGACCGCGTGATGAAAATGTCCAAATTGAGGATTGGTCGCGGTTGTAGTGTGGGGCCTCGTTCTGTAGTTTTGTATGACTCAGAGATGGAGGCTGGGGCTAAATTAGATGCTTTATCTCTGGTAATGAAGGGAGAAATGCTGCCATTTAAGAGCCACTGGCAAGGTATTCCATCTCGCTTAGTTGAATAAACTCAGTGCTGAGTCATGAAGCGAAAGTTTGTGAATATACCTGAACAGCACTAAGAAAAACTGGCAAATAAGGATAAATAATTATCATTTATGCTAAAAATCTAGTAGTGAATAATCAAAATAAAGCAGTCAAATCTTGATTATGAAATACTATGATTGAGATATGATGCAAAAGCAGAAAACGATAACTCTTGATTGGTAATGAGGGATATATTTTCGCTCATTACCAGCCTTTACTTTTTACTAATCTCATTTCTAGAGTAAGACGTATATAAATAAAACATCACCTAATACATATGTCCTAATTATTGTGGCATTTGAGGTGCTTAAAATCATATGCGGCTTATCAAAGAATTAGCATCTGTCAACTTACTTTAACTAGGATAAAATTATGTCGGAAAACAACCAAGAACAAGAAAATAATCAAGAAAATACCCCCTTTTTTGAACGCTACTTAGAAGGTCAGGAGTCTGAGGAAGCCTCTGAAGAGCTTTCTGAAGAAGAGTCTGACTCCATTAGTGGTGGTCTTAAGTTCGCCCTAACAAAACGCTATCCCTCTGATCATGAAGGCTTTAGAACTATTAGAACACAACGCTATCCTTCCTTCTGATAAGGAATGAAAAATAAAGCGGATAAATTTTAATTCTTTTCCTCCCTGTGCTTATTCATTGGAGTTTAGACTAATTTGACCTATCAAACCGCTAAACCCTTATTCAGGAAGGCTTTTAACAGTTATGAGACTGTTCTGGCTCGGAAATCTAAAATGCTTACTACACAAGGGTTATAGCCTGAAAAATAGAATTTAGTCTAAACTCCAGTATTCAAGTTGATAAAATCTGTCTTTATATCAATATTCATTGGCAGACTTTTTTTTAAAAAAATTATCAGATTTCATCAGAAAATAATAATTTTAAACATGAATATTTTAATCATTACTCACAGTCAAGATAACGAAAGCATACCTCTAGTTATCAAGGCAATTGAGAATCAAGGTGGGAAAGCTTTTCGGTTTGATACTGACCGATTCCCTACAGAGGTACAGTTAAATGCTTACTATGGTAAAGGTGAACAACTAATTCTCTCTGACGATGAGCAGAAGTTAGATTTGAGTGAAGTTTCCGCAGTTTGGTATCGGCGGATTGAAGTGGGGAAGAAAATTCCCAAAATGACAAACCCACAAATTAGAGAGGCTTCAATTGGTGAATCCTACACCACGATTCAGGGGATGATTAGCAGTATCAAGGGATTTCACCTTGACTCTGTACCAAATATTCGTCGAGCCGAGAATAAGCAACTGCAACTACAAGTAGCAAGAGAAATAGGCCTTGATACCCCAAAGACTCTAACTACAAATAATCCAGAGGCAGTAAGGCGATTTGCTCAAGAGTGTGAGCAGGGTATGATTACGAAAATGCTTTCTTCATTTGCTATTTATGATGAGCAAGGTCGAGATAGTGTTGTCTTCACTAATCTAGTCAAACCTGAAGACCTCAAAGACATGAATGGACTGCGTTTTTGTCCGATGACATTTCAGGAAAATATCCCCAAAGCCTTAGAACTGCGGACAACTATCATCGGAAAACGCGTGTTCACCGCCGCAGTTGATTCCCAATCATTGGAAAAAGCACATTATGATTGGCGACAAGAAGGTATTGCCTTCATGAAGTCTTGGCAGCCCTATGCTTTACCCCAAGATGTAGAAGAAAAGTTGTTAAAACTCATGGCTTACTTTAATTTGAACTATGGAGCTATTGATATAATCCTCACCCCTGATGGTCGATATGTATTCCTAGAGGTGAATCCTTGCGGTGAATTTTTCTGGCTAGAACTATGTCCTGGCTTGCCAATTTCTCACGCTATTGCTGAATGTTTGCTAACTCAGGCTGACAACTAGTAGGAAGATCATATAACTCTGGATGATTTTATCAAATTAGAAATGAAGGGATTAATGATCAAGCTTAACAAATTTGCGTTCTTCCTTCCCAAAGGCATATTATCACGATTGATTTTCCGAGGATTTGCCCGGAGTATTGTGGTATTTTCTACATTAACAATTGTTAGTATTCCTTTGAGGGTAATTGCATCCGTAGATAGTATTCTTAGCAATCAGCAACTTGAAACTCTCCAAATAGAGATTACACCGCAAGATATCAAAAATATTGATAATCTCGTTACTGTTGCTGAAGGCAATTCTCCTCAAATCCGGGAGGCAAAAGCTGCAATTGGGTTAAGCACCTTCAATGATGTGATGAGTATAAGTTTATCTGCATCAAGGGATAACTCAAGTTCTGAGGAGTATTATATTAGTCTCACAATTAACCCGATTCGACTCTTGACTGCAACTCAACAATCATCTGTTGTTGAAGCTCGTTGGCTTGAAGAAAAGCGTCAAAAGCGAGTAGCTGTTGTACAGTATTATGTTGAATATCTGCAAGCGCGCCAAGCCTCGAAAGTTGCCGCCTACCAAATGCAAAAATTTGCTAGTGACTCACGTATTGCCAGTGTTGATACGCAAAATCAGCCTCAAAAGGCGATTAATCATATTGGCAATGCTGATTATGTTGCAGCTGCAAAAGAAATGCTGAATACAAATACGCGGGAACGAGTGACTTTAGAACAATTAGCAGCCTCCGTCGGCTTATCGCCAAAAGCAACAACTACAATTATCAACCAACCATAAATAATTATCACCAATAGTTTTAATATGAATAATGTAGCAATTTCCAATAATTTAACCTCCAACAATCAGCATGATGCTAGCATTTCAATAACTAAACAAGACTTGGTAGAGATTGTCGAAAAATCTAGCAACATTTGGGAACGACTAGATGGACGTTTTATCACTGAAGATTCTGAAACATATCAAGAGTTAATTCAAACTCGTTTAGATAAATGGTGTCAAATTATAGCTAAAGGAAATGAGCAAAAATTTAGCAAACGTTTAGCTTTTGATAAACTAGACATTAATATTGTTCGCTCTGCTTTAGGTCAAGTTAGTCTGCCAGATCATGCTGAATTACCAAATTGGACTGACACGTTAAGGCAAGCAATGGTAGTTGCTGGCTCTATTGGAGGAGAAATTTTTGACGAGACAAGTGTACAAAAATATTCTTATATAGACATTCAAGATCCATTGCCATTTCAAGAAATATATATACCCTTTATTGAAGTAGCCAAACAAAAGTTAATGGCACGCTTAGGTTTTAGTAACACATTATTATCAAGCGATGCTCAAGCTCAATTAGAGCGTAATCTTATCCATAGATTAAGTGATCTTTTAGCAGAATGTTTAAACATTGAATTTACATTATTTCGTTCTTCTCGTAGTTCTGGATTAAATCACCTTATCCAGAAATTGCAAGGAAATTATTCTAGTTATAAGTATAAAAATTTCGTCAAACAAATACTAGACAATAACCTATTATTCTTTTTTAAAGAGTATAGCGTTGCTGCTAGATTAGCAGCGACAGTTACAGATTTATGGGTAGAAACGGTAGAAGAATTTATCCTAAGATTGGCTTCGGATTGGGATAAAATTAATCAAGTTTTCTCTCCTGAAAGAGAATTAGAAAAAGTAATTAATATTGAAGGTGGACTATCTGATCCTCATAATCGTGGACGTTCAGTGATGATTGTCCAGTTTGCTTCTGGATTAAAGCTAGTATACAAACCAAAAGACTTAGGTTTAGAAAAGGCTTATTTTGAGTTTCTGAGCTGGATCAATCAACAGAACGTTACTTTACCTCTGAAGTTACTGACAATTCTCAACTGTTCTACTCACGGTTGGATGGAATTTGTTGAGTCTTTACCTTGTGAAAATCAACAAGCAGTAAACCGCTATTATCAGCGCGCAGGTATGGTTTTGTGTATTGCTTACGTTTTAAGAGGAACAGACTTTCATTATGAGAACATTATTGCATCTGGAGAACAACCAGTTCTAATAGATTTAGAAACGCTCTTTAATCCCGAAATCATCAATCAAGACATTGATGATGCTATGTCTAAATTAAGATATCAACTAGGTAATTCAGTATCTGCTACAGCTTTATTACCAGGAGCGTGTATTCCTGTTGGGCAAACTAGCAATCTAGCAATAGATATAGGTGGACTTAAAGATGCGAGTGGAGATAATATTCCTTTACTGAAATTTGTATGGAATTACATTAATACAGATGGCATGATAATGGAGGTGCAAGAAGATACAAATAATGAGTCGCAAAAGCAAAAAAATCAACCTTTTGGGGATGGTATTGATACCTCGCTGAAAACCCATAATCAAGAATTAATAGATGGTTTTCAGCAAATGTATGGATTTTTCCGACAATACCAAGAGTATTTATTAGCAGATAATAGCCCAATCAAGCTATTTAAAAATCAGAAATTACGTATTGTCTTGCGGAATACGCAACTTTATTTCAATATACTGTCCAACTCCCTACGTTATCAGTATCTTCGAGATGGTGTAGAACGTAGTATTCAGTTAGATGTCATCAGCAAAGGATTTATTTCACTAGCAGATGAGCTACATCCTTTATGGGGAATTATATCACCGGAAAAGCAGGCTTTAGAACAGCTAGATATCCCCTATATCGCCGGAAATTCCAACAGCAAAGCTATCATCATTAATTCAGAAACAACTATTGATGATTTCTTCGAGGTTTATAGTTATGATGCTGTTATTGATCGGTTGCGGCAACTAAAGGATGAAGATTTAGCCCACCAAATTAAGATTATTAATGCTTCACTCTACTCCAATTTGAGTACAGAGGATCTGAATAGTTCCTTGTTGGAGAACCCAAATCTGAATGTTAGTGCCAACACTATTGTTCCTTTAGCAGAGGATACCATCTTACAGCAGGCGATCGCCATTGGTAGAGAAATCCAGCAACAAGCAATTCTCGGTCATGATCAAGATGTGGCTTGGGCAGGAATGATATATCAGACTAACATTCAAAGGTTTCAACTGCTACCCCTCGATTTTAGTTTATATAATGGCAATTGTGGCATAGCTCTATTTTTGGCAGCATTAGCAAATGTCACCAATCAATCAGAATTTAAGGAACTAGCATTAGGATCTATATATTTATTACGTCAGGCTTTAGCAGAAAAAGACCCATCTTTTCAGGAAATTCTCACTAAAAACATGGGTCTTAGCGGTACTAAAGGTCTAGCTTCTCTAGTCTATGCTTTAGTGCAGATTTCGGAATTGTTAGGTGAAACAAAGCTAATTGATGATGCTAAACAAATAGCCTCTTGGCTCACACTAGATACAACTGCTGACAAACAAATACCTGGCATATTAGATGGTACGGCTAGTATTATTCTGAGCCTACTAGCTTTATATGCAGTTACCAAAGAAGCAGAAACTTTAGTACAAGCCACTAGCTGGGGTCAGCATTTATTAGACTTACGGCGAAATGCAGACATCGGCGAGCAAGTATGGACAAACTCTAACGAAGAACCAGAAGTATTGATAGGATTTTCTCAAGGTATAGCTGGTATTGCCTATGCTTTATTACGCTTGTATGAAGTTACTCAAAACTCGGTCTTTTTATTAGCAGCGAAAGAAGCTATTAGCTACGAGCAGAATTATCTAACTGACAAAGATGATTTAGCAGATAGCAGCACCTTATCATTGTCATCTATCAATAGTTGGTATGATAGTTTAGCTGGAATTATTCTTGGTCGTCTAGGAAGTTTAAGGATTCTGGATAGCAATGAAATTTACCAAGAAATAGATACTAATTTGCCAAAAATCCTCAAATCCAACTTAGAGCGATTAGATAGCCTCTGCTGTGGTAGTTTTGGAAATTTAGAAGTGTTGCTACTAGCATCTGAGCAATTAGATCGTCCAGAACTTTTAGAAACTGCACGTCAAAAGATAGCTTTAGCTTTGCACAGAAGACAGCAAAATGGGTCTTTTCAACTGCTTCCTAGCTTATCTCCAGATGTTTATAACCCAGGTTTTGCTCAAGGCACAGCTGGTATTGGCTATGAGTTGTTGAGATTCTTATATCCTCAAAGATTACCATCTGTATTGTTATGGCAGATTTAAATTTATTGATCCAGCCTAAAACTACATCCCCTTATGGTTGAAGATTTACGCTAGGCTAATGTCACTTACACATAATATTTTGGCAGTCAAAGAAAGCAAGTTACCAGTTATGTAACTTGCTTTTTAGTGTGGATTTGAGTTTTATAAAAAACTACACCTACAAGGGATAGAGTTTATCAGCGACTTCCAATCAATAACTCAATTACTCATTTTTTGCTTGTCGAATGAGCCGGAATAATTCTCTAGGAGGTAAGTTCTTAATATTGATATCATACCGAACCATATCCGCATATAAATTGAGATAATCAATTTCTTTAGGGGAAAGTTTGCCTTTCTGGATTGCAGCGATCGCCTGATCAATTTCCTCTCTGTTTGTCACCCCTGTCAAGGCGATGTCTACACAGTTTTGTGATAGGGAATAACGATAAAAATCAGGTACATCAGGCCGCCAACACCACTCAGGCAATGTTGGATGGGGCATTATATGCTCCCCTATAGATTTAAATGTCACGATTCCTGAACGTTGTGGATCTTCTGCATCTAAATTTGCAAATATTTTTTTCTGTGCTGCTCGATGAGCTGGATTATGTCTCACCATCATCACATCTAAAAAAGGATGGTTAAGCCATGCTTGAGCGAGATTGAGATTGTGAAATGATGCACCAATATAACGAACAGCACCCATTTTTTTCAGCCGCTCAGATACCCCATAAGTTTCTTCTACAAATCTTTGATATACCGTATTTGGCCCTCGCAAGTGGGGAGAATGTTCTAAGCAATCTTGGATAACTACAGCATCGCGATCGCCAACCCAGCCCCAGAATAATACATCAATATAATCAATCCCTAATTCTTCAAACTGATCAATCAGAATACCAAATAAAGATTCTGGACTCTTAATATAAGTCACCGTCGCTAAAACTACTTTTTCCCGTACAGAAGAACCACGCCCACACAGTTGACGCAGGGCATCTGCCATATTTATATAAGTATAATGATGCAAATCACTAGAATAGAAAAAGTAGTTAATTCCTTGTTCAAACGCATAGATGGTATCTTCACTAGAGATACCGCCTCCACCACCTATACCCAAACAACTTACTGTTAAATCAGTACGCCCTAGTTGGCGGTAAAAAGGCAAACTAGGATGACTGTTAGCGGATAGATGATTATCAGATTTAACTACAGAAATTAGCTGTTCCATAAACTTAATTTGTGATTAATTGAAAATTATTCCTAAAAAATAGGGGAGAGTTGATTTTCAATCTCCCCCGAACTATAGGCTTTTACGAAGCTATAAAATTTGTGTTCCTCCCATTCAAAATAAGGGATTCATGGTTGATTTAAAGTAAGATTAGTTAAGGTTATTTACAAATGTTAAATACTGTATATGTGGTGAAATTAACAGCAAATAAACTTTTGTAATTAACTTAACAAAAATCATCCTCCCAATCA from Nostoc sp. UHCC 0870 includes these protein-coding regions:
- a CDS encoding type 2 lanthipeptide synthetase LanM family protein, whose protein sequence is MNNVAISNNLTSNNQHDASISITKQDLVEIVEKSSNIWERLDGRFITEDSETYQELIQTRLDKWCQIIAKGNEQKFSKRLAFDKLDINIVRSALGQVSLPDHAELPNWTDTLRQAMVVAGSIGGEIFDETSVQKYSYIDIQDPLPFQEIYIPFIEVAKQKLMARLGFSNTLLSSDAQAQLERNLIHRLSDLLAECLNIEFTLFRSSRSSGLNHLIQKLQGNYSSYKYKNFVKQILDNNLLFFFKEYSVAARLAATVTDLWVETVEEFILRLASDWDKINQVFSPERELEKVINIEGGLSDPHNRGRSVMIVQFASGLKLVYKPKDLGLEKAYFEFLSWINQQNVTLPLKLLTILNCSTHGWMEFVESLPCENQQAVNRYYQRAGMVLCIAYVLRGTDFHYENIIASGEQPVLIDLETLFNPEIINQDIDDAMSKLRYQLGNSVSATALLPGACIPVGQTSNLAIDIGGLKDASGDNIPLLKFVWNYINTDGMIMEVQEDTNNESQKQKNQPFGDGIDTSLKTHNQELIDGFQQMYGFFRQYQEYLLADNSPIKLFKNQKLRIVLRNTQLYFNILSNSLRYQYLRDGVERSIQLDVISKGFISLADELHPLWGIISPEKQALEQLDIPYIAGNSNSKAIIINSETTIDDFFEVYSYDAVIDRLRQLKDEDLAHQIKIINASLYSNLSTEDLNSSLLENPNLNVSANTIVPLAEDTILQQAIAIGREIQQQAILGHDQDVAWAGMIYQTNIQRFQLLPLDFSLYNGNCGIALFLAALANVTNQSEFKELALGSIYLLRQALAEKDPSFQEILTKNMGLSGTKGLASLVYALVQISELLGETKLIDDAKQIASWLTLDTTADKQIPGILDGTASIILSLLALYAVTKEAETLVQATSWGQHLLDLRRNADIGEQVWTNSNEEPEVLIGFSQGIAGIAYALLRLYEVTQNSVFLLAAKEAISYEQNYLTDKDDLADSSTLSLSSINSWYDSLAGIILGRLGSLRILDSNEIYQEIDTNLPKILKSNLERLDSLCCGSFGNLEVLLLASEQLDRPELLETARQKIALALHRRQQNGSFQLLPSLSPDVYNPGFAQGTAGIGYELLRFLYPQRLPSVLLWQI
- a CDS encoding Pls/PosA family non-ribosomal peptide synthetase, with protein sequence METKYNWSDTQNNSKIVNSTNTKFDDFSHTGIPQRLHYFFENRCDIDPDAVALLCDTELITYGELDIRANKLANYLVNEGINQGDRIGILLERSINTYVTLLAILKSGAAFIPLDASFPQDRIAFIAENASLDLVVSSTQLSNLTAGVCCRVLMLDAVATDIAAQPKGRIALSDQEDELCYIIYTSGSTGRPKGVAVNHSNICSFISICTPIYGVKSCDRVYQGIIIAFDFSIEEIWPTFAVGATLVVGPTDHRKIGSDLADFLIEQQVTILYCVPTLLATVDKDVPAIHTLIVGGEACPQDLVKRWSIGGRRMLNTYGPTETTVTALWTELIPDKPVTIGKPLPYYSVYILDEDLREVALGEIGEICIGGIGVTPGYVNLPEKTATKFIPNPFVSSEKEEKLYRSGDLGRITPDGEIEYLGRIDHQVKIRGYRIELTGIEAVLLENQEVENAIVSLISINDTDKELVAYITLHIPVSDSEALKHRLYTLLSSRLPNYMVPAFIEILDAIPTLPNGKADRSQLPAPTTKRLRQNSGQYVPPATQLEQELANAWGNVFGNNDISVEEDFFEDLGGHSLFAARIISNLRQKPELQYLSIADLYAHTTIRTLANHIESIQEKHKQSASQVSTKSHPRTVRHHSNLRVWFCGSLQIVMLYLLFTVFGLPFILLLGDFHQWTSPLQVCTEVILFSITWLVTSLMLPIIAKWLLIGKFRPGRYPLWGWYYCRWWLVRKIIDIAPLDYLAGSPLMPLYMRLLGGDIGEGCHIGTRDLHTPDLITIGDGVSIGYGVQVQPFIVEDGWLYQAPIQIGNNSFIGTNSVVMLGSNVGRGVQLAEQSLVAQNQVIPDYQAWSGSPSGQTTEVDQMLTEMTYRKTPSDHWSPMLWLGFIGGFLLLWTLPSMIFTPGLVFEYFVSQGQFLNGLVYTPIAGLLYTLTACTLVALGKWLVMPNTRPGIFPEQSGFGVRKWLADKLMFVSLAFTNTLYATLYTMPWLRLLGAKVGSRSEVSTVSQIDPDLLTLGSESFVADFATIGAAKYYNGFVALGITEIGNRSFVGNAALVPSNTFLGDNSLIGVQSVPPKKPVQSGTSWLGSPAIFLPRRQQDECFDERVTFRPSFQLVVGRLAIELVRIVLPSALIYVLFILNLVGLAWLTTAFSTPMLIVLSPALFIGSSLLVTLFVVMLKWMIVGRYRPRVEPLWSIFVRRTEFITGLYETVAVPFLLRWFTGTPLLAPLLGLFGAKIGRRVYMETTYLTEFDLVRVADDAAIANLVSLQTHLFEDRVMKMSKLRIGRGCSVGPRSVVLYDSEMEAGAKLDALSLVMKGEMLPFKSHWQGIPSRLVE
- a CDS encoding microviridin/marinostatin family tricyclic proteinase inhibitor, translating into MSENNQEQENNQENTPFFERYLEGQESEEASEELSEEESDSISGGLKFALTKRYPSDHEGFRTIRTQRYPSF
- a CDS encoding aldo/keto reductase, which codes for MEQLISVVKSDNHLSANSHPSLPFYRQLGRTDLTVSCLGIGGGGGISSEDTIYAFEQGINYFFYSSDLHHYTYINMADALRQLCGRGSSVREKVVLATVTYIKSPESLFGILIDQFEELGIDYIDVLFWGWVGDRDAVVIQDCLEHSPHLRGPNTVYQRFVEETYGVSERLKKMGAVRYIGASFHNLNLAQAWLNHPFLDVMMVRHNPAHRAAQKKIFANLDAEDPQRSGIVTFKSIGEHIMPHPTLPEWCWRPDVPDFYRYSLSQNCVDIALTGVTNREEIDQAIAAIQKGKLSPKEIDYLNLYADMVRYDINIKNLPPRELFRLIRQAKNE
- a CDS encoding MvdD family ATP-grasp ribosomal peptide maturase, which translates into the protein MNILIITHSQDNESIPLVIKAIENQGGKAFRFDTDRFPTEVQLNAYYGKGEQLILSDDEQKLDLSEVSAVWYRRIEVGKKIPKMTNPQIREASIGESYTTIQGMISSIKGFHLDSVPNIRRAENKQLQLQVAREIGLDTPKTLTTNNPEAVRRFAQECEQGMITKMLSSFAIYDEQGRDSVVFTNLVKPEDLKDMNGLRFCPMTFQENIPKALELRTTIIGKRVFTAAVDSQSLEKAHYDWRQEGIAFMKSWQPYALPQDVEEKLLKLMAYFNLNYGAIDIILTPDGRYVFLEVNPCGEFFWLELCPGLPISHAIAECLLTQADN